A section of the Schistosoma haematobium chromosome ZW, whole genome shotgun sequence genome encodes:
- the BEST2_5 gene encoding Bestrophin-2, variant 2 (EggNog:ENOG410V4EV~COG:O), whose amino-acid sequence MTQEELDIYRSTQPSEYTLYFVPLVWALDMVTKAREEGYIRFDRAVEILTNEITSFRSKLGTIFAYDWVNPPLVYTQTVTIAVYGYFGTCLLAWQYLDPSKGYEGHDVDIYVPIFGLLRFFFYIGWLKVAESLINPFGEDVDDFEIEYLIERNLQLRLTGYSAFSEIF is encoded by the exons ATGACACAAGAAGAATTGGATATTTATCGTAGTACTCAACCCAGTGAATATACTTTATACTTTGTTCCGTTAGTATGGGCCCTAGATATGGTTACAAAAGCTCGTGAAGAAGGCTACATACGCTTTGATAGAGCTGTAGAAATTTTGACGAATGAAATCACATCATTTCGTAGTAAATTAGGTACAATATTTGCTTATGATTGGGTTAATCCTCCACTCGTGTATACCCAA ACTGTAACAATTGCTGTATATGGATATTTTGGTACATGTTTACTTGCATGGCAGTATTTAGACCCATCGAAAGGATACGAAGGTCATGATGTTGATATTTATGTGCCAATTTTCGGTTTACTACGTTTCTTCTTCTATATTGGATGGCTGAAG GTTGCAGAGTCATTAATTAATCCATTTGGTGAAGATGTTGATGATTTTgaaattgaatatttaattgAAAGAAATTTACAA